The genomic region TTCCCGCAGCACCACGCGGCGTACCTCAAATTGAAGTAATTTTCGATATTGATGCCAACGGTATTCTCAACGTTACGGCGAAGGATAAAGGTACTGGTAAGGTGCAATCGATTAGCATCACTGGCGCTTCCACTTTGGCGAAAGACGAAGTTGAGAAGATGGTCAAGCAAGCGGAACAAAATGCGGCTACTGACAAGGAACGTCGCGAAAAGATCGATCGCAAGAACCAAGCCGACTCTCTGTCTTACCAAGCTGAGAAGCAACTCCAAGAGTTGGGTGACAAAGTTCCCGCCGCTGACAAAACTAAGCTGGAAGGTTTGATCAAAGACCTGAAAGATGCTGTTGCTAAGGAAGATGACGATCAAATCAAGACTTTGATGCCAGAAGTGCAACAAACTCTGTTTGCGATCGGCAGCAATATCTATCAACAAGCTGGCGCTGGTGGTGCTGGCGGCCCCGGCCCCGGCCCTGATGGTGGAGCCTCCTCCGGAACTTCTAGCGGCGGTGGCGATGATGTAATTGACGCCGAATTCTCTGACACTAAGTAGTCATTAGTGATTACTCATTAGACATCTCCAAAAAAGATTGTAGAGACGTTTCATGAAACGTCTCTACAAGGGTTTCAGCTAAGGCACCTTTAATTTTTGGAGATGTCCATTAGTCATTGACAAATGACTTTTGAGAAAAGGGTTGATAATGGTAGCAAGCGCTCCTTATCAACCCTTATTCGTTTCATTTACACATCGGTGAAGTATAGCAACCGCCAAGGCGATTAGGACATTATGAATTGCTGAAGCGTTGGCGGATTCTAAACCCTTCTTCCCCTAGTCCCTAGCAAGAAAGCCCCTAGCCCCTAGCTATAGCTCTTTTGGCAGATTTACTGCTTCAGGGCTTACGCTACAAAAGTAGAATATTCTGTGTAAAAAACCGATTAAATGGAGCATCAAATGCCATATCCCCAAGCACCTTGGACACTACAAGGCTACGCCGTTCAGACATTGCAGTTGATAGATATTGAAAAAGCGCGTCCATTCATTCCCTCAGAATTAGAAATCATCTCTGTTTGGCCTGGAAAAACTCTAGGAGGAATTTATATATCTTCCTACGGTTCCGGTTCGGTGATGGAATACAACGAGTTGATTGTTATTGCTGGTTTAGCGCGTTATGCAGATAAAATCGGTGCTTGGATTTCTCATATATATGTAGACCATCTAGACTCTGTAGCTGGGGGTCGAGAGATTTGGGGATTGCCCAAAGAAATGGCTGAGTTTACTTGGGAAAAGGATAATAATCGCGTTATTGTCCGTCAAGGAAACCGATTACTTTGCCGCCTCAGCTACACCCAGCCAAGTTTAGCATTCCCACTGCCGTTATCTGCCATGAGTTTTGGTTTTCTGGGTTCCGATTTACTCTTATTCAAAGGTGAGTTTCAGTCTCGCGTGGGATTAGTTAGCGGCAAATTAGAAGTCCCCACAGAAAGTAGTTTTGCAAGGTTAAATTTAGGTCAGCCTTGGTTCACAGTTTACTGCGACGAGTTGCGTTTAGTTGCGGGTGTACCGGAAGTTGTAGGACAAAGATCCGTTGAATTCAGTTACTCTTGAAGGTGACTTATATCATGTCCTTACGTATCGGTTACCTAAAAAATTTGCGTTTTCATATCTGCGTTTATCTG from Argonema galeatum A003/A1 harbors:
- a CDS encoding acetoacetate decarboxylase family protein gives rise to the protein MPYPQAPWTLQGYAVQTLQLIDIEKARPFIPSELEIISVWPGKTLGGIYISSYGSGSVMEYNELIVIAGLARYADKIGAWISHIYVDHLDSVAGGREIWGLPKEMAEFTWEKDNNRVIVRQGNRLLCRLSYTQPSLAFPLPLSAMSFGFLGSDLLLFKGEFQSRVGLVSGKLEVPTESSFARLNLGQPWFTVYCDELRLVAGVPEVVGQRSVEFSYS